The nucleotide sequence tgatcgcgttcctaaaataactaagccatttgttattaagaaagataactaatctaccaattgatttaatactatattaaccaactaaaacaaaactaaaatttaaactaatgaaatttaaatgagtagcagacatccttataatcaaacttcatttacttgccatgttgaagcttttcatgatatgaattttcagatatgtacctgatattggaagcaaaagaaaatgatgatgagaatcagcagcaataataacagtacaatagcaacaacttgccagcaacagtaacaacccagtagcagaccggtggagtagtaatcccaaaaacaaaagctttaagctttaaatgaaataacaaccattaatactaatttcaaacaaagaaagaaagcagtaaattttttttagttttatttttattttgaaagcttaaatatttttcggaatttttctctctatctgtgtgtgtatttttttcgtatctctctccctatttcttgttatatcttttttatgtcttgtgttcaagacttcacatatatataatcccatcccataaatcttttaatcaattaaatcaatactttttctctacccaacccattatctttccactcatccccattacattaaataaacatatcacaccaccccattatattttgtcccccatgctttatttaaaataatgcaagattcccctttaatttaaatcttgtcccccctttatattaaataatcatatcacaacccaccccatttcattttgtcccccatgcttcaaataaacaatttcaaaatgtacaattcctaaactaccccttccgaccttactgaaattaccaaactacccctgaacgtattacaaatttaccaaactacccatcagctataacacatcaattaatcaaacttaaccaaaatatagacaatatgatcaatttctaacaatgttcaaacaacaatatgaacatggatgaacatcataacaacaatatcacatgaacacgattttaacaacaaatcacatgaacacgaattgaacaacaaagaacaactaaaatttgattgaacaatattttagcaacaaacaatcctattttcggattcaacaacaacaacaatcaaagtatgaagatttctaaattcaatcatattgaacttaaaatcaactctaacaacattacaacaaacaattcttatattaaacttaaaacaagattatgagaacaattcaagcaataatcataaatggtaaacaagaaatcaaactatacaaaattcggattcaagatcatccaaacaaagtatgaacatgaatgaatctattttaagacaacaaacatgacggattaaacgattaaaacaatatattcctttaatataactaaattctttaaacaaataacaagatcgacgaagaaacaattatgaacttaaacttgaacttaacaatattaacaatttctaacaatacataaacacatgaaacaaattgaagaaatagttgattaaatttcaatttgaatctaacaaacatcaaactaacaaatacttacttaaacaataatacaaacatgaaataaacatgaaaacaactaattaaacttctatttgaaatctgaaaattaatttaacgaaacatatgaacaaactaaaattatttcaactacggacaaacaaaacaaacattgaatcatttatcgattttgaatccgaaaaacaacgaacaacaaaaaaatatggacgaaatttggaaacataaaccaactaaccgattcGAAACAACGACGAATAAACGAAGAAGATGGAGAGGAAGGAGCAGCAGTCCGCAGCTGGCCATGGCAGCATCAAAGCTTGCTCGTCCATGGCGgaaacgtgagcagcagcagtTGGGGTGTGTTTGGGAGGGTTTTCGCGAAGAATATGAAGTGACGATGCAGCCACAGCTGCGTGAACAGTAGAAGCCATGGCTAGACGCGAGAAGGAAGGCAGCAGCGACGGAATAGCAGCAACACAGTAACAAAAACGTGAACAGCAGTGCTGGTCATGGCGA is from Nicotiana tabacum cultivar K326 chromosome 18, ASM71507v2, whole genome shotgun sequence and encodes:
- the LOC142173011 gene encoding uncharacterized protein LOC142173011; its protein translation is MFDSSIVASVASSASSAAAARRAVGSKPLRRHCFVVNQADHAATSSSQLLPVSAIDAAISAPSPAARRALLPLRHDQHCCSRFCYCVAAIPSLLPSFSRLAMASTVHAAVAASSLHILRENPPKHTPTAAAHVSAMDEQALMLPWPAADCCSFLSIFFVYSSLFRIGTYLKIHIMKSFNMASK